One stretch of Methylopila sp. 73B DNA includes these proteins:
- a CDS encoding NYN domain-containing protein, which yields MTLRTPPRPADPADRSATLALLIDGDNASPKIVEGLLAEIATYGTASVKRIYGDWTKPNLGGWKQCLLEHSIQPIQQFAYTTGKNATDGAMIIDGMDLLYTGRFDGFCLVSSDSDFARLASRLREQGVLVYGFGERKTPRPFITACDKFVFFDVLAQPGGLAVPAPAKTPAAPDPAAATPPAGKATARTGAKASDKGAAPAPAKGAAKPTVPAAAVASPAAKPQPRRGDAVDAPARALLTSALAAVAEDSGWASLGAIGSHIAKRSPEFDSRNYGFARLSDLVEATGLFEVERSSTGKGSVLVRLK from the coding sequence ATGACCCTCCGGACACCGCCGCGCCCCGCCGACCCCGCCGATCGCTCCGCCACGCTGGCGCTGCTGATCGACGGCGACAACGCCTCTCCGAAGATCGTCGAGGGCCTGCTCGCCGAGATCGCGACCTACGGCACCGCCAGCGTGAAGCGCATCTACGGCGACTGGACCAAGCCCAATCTCGGCGGCTGGAAGCAGTGCCTGCTGGAGCACTCGATCCAGCCGATCCAGCAGTTCGCCTACACCACGGGAAAGAACGCGACCGACGGGGCGATGATCATCGACGGCATGGACCTGCTTTACACCGGCCGGTTCGACGGCTTCTGCCTGGTGTCGAGCGACAGCGACTTCGCGCGCCTCGCCTCGCGGCTGCGGGAGCAGGGCGTGCTGGTCTACGGCTTCGGCGAGCGCAAGACGCCGCGCCCGTTCATCACCGCCTGCGACAAGTTTGTCTTCTTCGACGTGCTGGCGCAGCCGGGCGGGCTCGCCGTCCCGGCGCCCGCGAAGACGCCCGCCGCGCCGGACCCCGCCGCGGCGACGCCGCCGGCCGGCAAAGCGACGGCCAGGACGGGGGCCAAGGCCTCGGACAAGGGAGCCGCGCCGGCGCCCGCCAAGGGCGCTGCGAAGCCGACCGTCCCGGCTGCCGCGGTCGCGAGCCCCGCGGCGAAGCCGCAGCCGCGTCGCGGCGACGCCGTCGACGCGCCGGCGCGCGCGCTGCTCACCTCGGCGCTCGCGGCGGTGGCCGAAGACTCCGGCTGGGCCAGCCTCGGCGCGATCGGCAGCCACATCGCCAAGCGCTCGCCGGAGTTCGACTCCCGCAACTACGGCTTCGCCCGCCTCAGCGATCTGGTGGAGGCCACCGGCCTGTTCGAGGTCGAACGCAGCTCGACCGGCAAGGGCAGCGTCCTGGTGCGGTTGAAGTAG
- a CDS encoding YARHG domain-containing protein, which produces MKTLIFTIAASVLLSTPAFAAFLCDELWGERNAVYAEAGYCFKTAKAIAAFGNAGCRFDRLEDVPLSDRDRAKVREIEREERRNGCRS; this is translated from the coding sequence ATGAAGACATTGATCTTTACCATTGCCGCTTCGGTCTTACTGTCTACCCCGGCTTTCGCTGCGTTTCTCTGCGACGAGCTTTGGGGCGAACGGAACGCGGTCTACGCGGAGGCGGGCTACTGCTTCAAGACGGCCAAGGCCATCGCGGCGTTCGGCAACGCTGGGTGCCGCTTCGACCGGCTGGAGGACGTGCCGCTGTCCGACCGCGACCGCGCCAAGGTGCGCGAGATCGAGCGGGAGGAGCGCCGGAACGGCTGCCGCAGCTGA